The Vicia villosa cultivar HV-30 ecotype Madison, WI unplaced genomic scaffold, Vvil1.0 ctg.004662F_1_1, whole genome shotgun sequence genome includes a window with the following:
- the LOC131642213 gene encoding agamous-like MADS-box protein AGL80, translated as MRRRVKLAFMVNDSARKITYTKRKKSLIKKIDEITTLCGIEACAIVYSDFHSEPEIWPSPWEVQRVVTKFRSYSDFEKGKKMLNQESFLMQRIVKSQEQLAKLQKSNWEVEKSLILFQCLGKENFIDTLNTNALNDLAYDINEKLEKVTSKMNELDTNITN; from the coding sequence ATGAGAAGGAGAGTGAAACTTGCATTTATGGTCAACGATTCTGCAAGGAAGATAACTTACACCAAAAGGAAAAAGAGTCTAATAAAAAAGATTGATGAAATTACAACTCTTTGTGGGATTGAAGCTTGTGCTATAGTTTATAGCGATTTTCATTCGGAGCCAGAGATTTGGCCTTCCCCGTGGGAGGTCCAAAGAGTCGTTACAAAGTTTCGAAGTTATTCTGACTTTGAGAAAGGTAAGAAGATGCTGAACCAAGAGAGTTTTTTGATGCAAAGGATTGTGAAGTCCCAAGAACAACTGGCAAAATTGCAGAAAAGCAATTGGGAGGTGGAGAAGTCATTGATCTTGTTTCAATGTCTTGGTAAAGAAAACTTTATCGACACTTTAAACACAAATGCTTTGAATGACCTAGCATATGATATTAATGAGAAGCTGGAGAAAGTTACTTCAAAGATGAATGAACTAGATACAAATATAACCAATTAA